Proteins found in one Pocillopora verrucosa isolate sample1 chromosome 12, ASM3666991v2, whole genome shotgun sequence genomic segment:
- the LOC131777812 gene encoding uncharacterized protein, giving the protein MMQLQYDKHGVLKLSLSNPKAQVLFPTGHYTYAFGNTPGINLAEYFRTSKSDESLDFLLLGTGDIRNLLFTVSELYQRLQSQIPASLHFNLNDHDPSIIARDVIILETVRSIDPNCDFDVDFLWNLWYNLSLSSNELKRLQTILQTLSSPKEDDVKSQFGSVTLFTKCLRIWKDWLHLELDIDNVSLQRRRLMVTGLNLAQQETQNAQQDHFNFITAVTSLTNTTVKQLFTPTDEHKLGRKCLHERGFVYKEIYSYFLSGVTPEVQNSPKVNPTLIRPFEHKWKVHYGSCPFSGFIPIDRHKLEIKKCITKVCKEKLKELVKHFQGFVRSKTKHLPIQVTFWEGDALDLCRNGLPKDAVFDIIDTSNLSDHVGLLNILVCCTDRLKEPDQSQLFTSTMLWRASGLSSLQEYLESSLGVRQSLFPTVLGLKLAEDLDLGRSDIMTLNESRRIEDRMVWVKTERESSPITLLRSPDVLSALKSVAARCFRLPSANERCLQLSGVTLSSPMTFFMAFLLLAVTFEEKAEQVLCFIEECLPSVRLFKKRTFSKLCCLSWNVLKCLAGVCPGTVLKAEVRVTFPISSLSRNTPVMQAVLFEDPTDARFLQVWPLSQLEQRTFHRPVHLFYNNVRYDVDQGTVSLLMLEADWKALHEETVLILISSSVNCTSQAVKLKPETRSSTKTSCCFRNETVMMTSKTDHEMVELSQAKRRMRKSRRSKKNLSCVRISCVSGHVGNGLQKYDSCYRLEILSSQDIIIQNPDHVHKSTDCLVAEERQKKAPSSLVPSDIDSPFDQLEDEVSPETKNSDVVIIHNDGHATEDDSENELLSTTVERVDDITQFGLGLPDVTLVSREVLKTDQLELLALEEHAMCYNADILILRTADITGPKVEYYPTDLPTAVEISTDCQGKPLRLHFAAPVDGRTSKVQLLKDKKRLRCHFPKSDLGVYGPVCIKRIPYLDFSNLPIWTSREDLNILMDFYPMDEDRAAPQDRKPFENLQNALQCVVRSFVESPQENNCFTIHEPRDAGEDCPPNFTIVVQNIYCHQQVPLAKVLFCDHREIPFPLEGNGTATTATTLKYKELLQQVMAGRKESPMVQVTKEGQVLLKRLLHSNAKRLKQTATHDPVWMDSFLQLRFSSDNICYDILE; this is encoded by the exons ATGATGCAATTGCAGTACGACAAACATGGAGTTCTGAAGCTGAGTCTGTCAAATCCTAAGGCGCAAGTTTTGTTTCCAACCGGTCATTACACTTACGCTTTTGGAAACACGCCAGGGATAAATTTAGCAGAGTACTTCAGAACGTCCAAGAGTGATGAAAGTCTTGATTTTTTATTGCTTGGTACAGGAGACATTCGAAACCTCCTGTTCACAGTTTCAGAGCTTTACCAACGACTACAATCACAAATCCCAGCTTCGCTTCACTTTAACTTGAATGATCATGATCCGTCAATAATCGCTCGAGATGTTATCATCCTAGAGACTGTGCGATCGATCGACCCAAATTGTGACTTCGATGTGGATTTTTTGTGGAATTTATGGTATAACCTTTCACTTTCTAGCAACGAATTAAAGCGATTGCAAACGATTCTGCAGACACTTTCATCACCTAAAGAAGATGACGTTAAGTCGCAGTTTGGGTCTGTCACCTTGTTTACAAAGTGTCTACGAATTTGGAAAGACTGGCTTCACTTAGAACTGGATATTGATAATGTATCGCTTCAACGGCGAAGATTGATGGTGACAGGGCTAAATTTGGCACAACAGGAAACCCAGAATGCTCAACAGGACCACTTTAATTTTATAACAGCAGTAACCTCATTGACAAACACAACAGTTAAACAGCTATTTACGCCGACAGATGAACACAAGCTTGGTCGCAAATGCCTTCATGAGCGTGGCTTTGTTTATAAAGAAATCTATTCATATTTTTTGAGCGGTGTTACACCGGAAGTTCAAAACAGTCCTAAAGTAAACCCAACTCTTATTCGCCCATTTGAGCACAAATGGAAAGTGCATTATGGGAGCTGTCCGTTTTCCGGTTTTATTCCAATTGATAG gCATAAGCTCGAAATTAAGAAATGCATAACAAAAGTTTGTAAGGAAAAACTCAAGGAGTTGGTGAAACATTTCCAAGGCTTCGTTAGAAGTAAAACGAAACATCTTCCAATACAG GTGACATTTTGGGAGGGAGACGCCCTGGACCTGTGTCGCAATGGTCTTCCAAAGGATGCCGTCTTCGATATAATCGACACAAGTAACCTCAGTGACCATGTTGGATTATTGAACATTCTAGTATGTTGCACAGACAGATTGAAAGA GCCAGATCAGTCCCAGTTGTTTACATCCACCATGCTATGGAGAGCTTCCGGTCTATCCAGTCTTCAGGAATACTTAGAGTCGAGCCTTGGAGTACGACAGAGTTTGTTTCCCACTGTTCTCGGGCTCAAACTTGCGGAGGACTTAGATCTCGGAAGGAG tgaCATAATGACTCTGAATGAAAGTCGAAGAATAGAAGATCGAATGGTTTGGGTAAAAACCGAACGCGAAAGTTCGCCGATCACTCTAC TTCGTTCCCCAGATGTTCTCTCTGCACTTAAGTCAGTGGCAGCCAGATGCTTTAGACTCCCTTCTGCTAATGAACGTTGTCTGCAACTAAGTGGCGTGACCCTCTCCTCCCCTATGACATTTTTCATGGCGTTTTTGCTACTTGCAGTAACTTTCGAGGAGAAAG CCGAACAGGTTCTTTGCTTTATCGAAGAATGCTTACCATCCGTAAGACTTTTTAAAAAGCGAACTTTCAGTAAGCTTTGCTGCCTTTCGTGGAATGTTCTCAAGTGTTTGGCTGGAGTATGCCCAG GCACGGTTCTCAAAGCAGAAGTTCGTGTCACGTTTCCAATCAGTTCTCTGTCACGCAACACCCCAGTCATGCAAGCTGTCTTGTTTGAGGATCCAACCGATGCGAGGTTTCTTCAAGTGTGGCCTCTTTCACAG TTGGAGCAGAGGACATTTCACCGCCCTGTGCATTTGTTTTACAACAATGTGCGCTACGATGTTGACCAGGGAACTGTAAGCTTGTTAATGCTTGAAGCGGATTGGAAAGCTCTTCATGAAGAAACGGTTCTTATTTTGATAAGTTCTTCTGTCAACTGCACTTCACAAGCTGTAAAATTGAAACCTGAAACAAGAAGCTCCACGAAAACTTCTTGCTGTTTCAGGAATGAAACAGTCATGATGACAAGCAAAACGGATCACGAAATGGTAGAGTTAAGTCAAGCAAAAAGACGTATGCGCAAATCCCGTAGGTCGAAAAAGAACTTGTCCTGTGTCAGAATTAGCTGCGTCAGTGGTCACGTGGGCAACGGACTCCAAAAGTATGACAGCTGCTACCGTCTTGAGATCCTCTCCAGTCAAGATATTATCATTCAAAACCCTGACCACGTGCACAAGAGTACAGACTGCTTAGTGGCTGAAGAGAGGCAAAAGAAAGCGCCTTCGAGTCTCGTCCCATCAGATATCGATTCTCCGTTTGATCAGTTAGAAGATGAAGTTTCACCAGAGACAAAAAACTCTGATGTTGTCATTATTCATAATGATGGTCACGCAACCGAAGACGACAGTGAAAACGAGCTCCTATCGACAACCGTGGAGCGAGTGGATGACATTACACAATTCGGCCTGGGGTTACCTGATGTGACATTGGTGTCGCGAGAGGTTTTAAAAACAGACCAGCTTGAG CTATTGGCTTTGGAAGAACATGCCATGTGCTACAATGCAGACATTCTGATTCTCAGAACAGCGGACATAACAGGTCCTAAAGTAGAATATTACCCGACGGACTTGCCCACTGCAGTGGAAATCTCTACTGACTGTCAAGG GAAACCCCTACGACTTCATTTTGCTGCACCCGTGGACGGGAGGACATCTAAAGTTCAGCTATTAAAGGATAAAAAGAGGCTTAGATGCCATTTTCCTAAGAGTGACCTGGGTGTGTATGGACCAGTTTGTATCAAGCGAATTCCGTACCTGGACTTTTCAAATCTTCCAATATGGACTTCAAGAGAAGATCTCAA TATCTTAATGGATTTTTATCCTATGGATGAGGACAGAGCGGCTCCACAAGACAGAAAACCCtttgaaaatttgcaaaatgCTTTGCAATGTGTGGTCAGGTCGTTTGTTGAATCTCCCCAG gaaaataattgtttcacaATTCACGAGCCACGTGATGCAGGAGAAGATTGTCCGCCAAACTTCACCATTGTCGTGCAAAACATTTACTGTCACCAACAGGTCCCACTGGCGAAAGTTCTCTTCTGTGACCATAGAGAGATACCCTTTCCCTTAGAGGGCAACGGAACTGCTACTACAGCTACTACTTTAAAATACAAAGAGCTTTTACAACAAGTGATGGCGGGCAGAAAGGAAAGTCCCATGGTGCAGGTCACAAAAGAG GGTCAAGTTCTATTGAAAAGACTACTGCATTCTAATGCAAAACGTTTGAAGCAAACTGCCACACATGACCCAGTATGGATGGACTCATTCCTGCAGCTGAGATTCAGCAGCGATAATATTTGCTATGACATTCTGGAATGA